A region from the Catellatospora sp. TT07R-123 genome encodes:
- a CDS encoding ATP-binding protein: MNETVTDTQAGQAPTLFLMVGLPASGKTVRARKLAAERGALRLTADDWALSLLGQEDRHQARPDGKRWLLEGRLIALAVDALRLRLSVVLDFGLWSRDERSALRWMAASVGASCEIVYLAVEREVQWNRIQHRWKHTPEQTFPMAEAELDPWREQFEVPDADELSGSFLPSPPPRDESWFDWAQRFWPSLAQSLNGRLTER, encoded by the coding sequence GTGAATGAGACGGTGACAGATACACAGGCAGGTCAGGCACCCACCCTGTTCCTGATGGTAGGCCTTCCCGCGTCCGGGAAGACCGTGCGAGCACGGAAACTGGCCGCGGAGCGCGGAGCCCTGCGGCTCACCGCTGACGACTGGGCGCTCTCCCTCCTCGGCCAGGAAGACCGTCACCAAGCCCGGCCCGACGGCAAGCGGTGGCTGCTGGAGGGCCGACTCATCGCACTGGCCGTCGATGCGCTGCGGCTGCGGCTCAGCGTCGTTCTCGACTTCGGACTCTGGTCGCGCGATGAGCGCTCCGCCCTGCGTTGGATGGCCGCTTCGGTGGGGGCATCGTGTGAGATCGTGTACCTGGCGGTGGAACGCGAGGTGCAGTGGAACCGGATTCAGCACCGCTGGAAACACACGCCAGAGCAGACGTTCCCCATGGCCGAGGCGGAGCTCGACCCGTGGCGAGAGCAGTTCGAGGTCCCCGACGCAGACGAGCTCTCCGGTTCGTTTCTGCCCTCCCCGCCGCCCAGGGATGAGAGCTGGTTCGACTGGGCTCAGCGATTCTGGCCCTCCCTCGCGCAGAGCCTGAACGGGCGGCTCACCGAGAGATGA
- a CDS encoding S1 family peptidase has translation MARWKRLAVGAGALVLAIAVLPPGAATAARQPAAATAATTGEDPFAEEAAGFAKERGISEAEARRRMSWQLVAPDLDERLQRELGERYGNVWIDVRDGDRVKAGVTGSVDDQVRGVVKAAAAAVGLTDGYDVVAVKRSAARLSADNDWLAEQIIRTNAGVEAPLSAGIRTDLNALMLHVPVRGTLTAAQKDLITTAQARLGDGLVMGTSSGAFKTFACDVPYCDKPLRGGVKINHPSTWCTAGFIAQSKVDSVKYVVTAGHCAYQHLGTWSSKDTALTATDIGPVHHWIFDTYIGDMAIIRINDSSATGWNPQPWVLVTLSPWTTENTTYHIASDKMSVVGMRICTTGAATRVSNCSHVEELGLTANLGGLTMRNLGLTENCGKPGDSGAPMYASHVGYGILVGGDEDDCEIVYQGIRTAERELNVNILH, from the coding sequence ATGGCTCGATGGAAGCGGCTGGCGGTCGGCGCCGGTGCGCTGGTCCTGGCCATTGCCGTGCTGCCGCCCGGCGCCGCGACGGCCGCCCGCCAGCCCGCGGCCGCGACCGCGGCCACCACCGGGGAGGACCCGTTCGCCGAGGAGGCGGCCGGGTTCGCCAAGGAGCGCGGCATCAGCGAGGCCGAGGCCCGCAGGCGCATGTCGTGGCAGCTCGTCGCGCCGGACCTGGACGAGCGGCTGCAACGCGAGCTGGGCGAGCGCTACGGCAACGTGTGGATCGACGTACGCGACGGCGACCGGGTCAAGGCCGGGGTCACCGGCTCCGTCGACGACCAGGTCCGCGGCGTGGTGAAGGCGGCCGCCGCCGCGGTCGGCCTCACCGACGGGTACGACGTCGTCGCGGTCAAGCGGTCGGCGGCCAGGCTCTCGGCCGACAACGACTGGCTGGCCGAGCAGATCATCCGCACCAACGCCGGGGTGGAGGCGCCGCTGAGCGCGGGCATCCGCACCGACCTCAACGCGCTGATGCTGCACGTGCCGGTGCGCGGCACCCTCACCGCCGCGCAGAAGGACCTGATCACCACCGCGCAGGCGCGGCTCGGCGACGGCCTGGTCATGGGCACCTCGTCGGGGGCGTTCAAGACGTTCGCGTGCGACGTGCCGTACTGCGACAAGCCCCTGCGTGGCGGCGTGAAGATCAACCACCCGTCGACGTGGTGCACCGCCGGCTTCATCGCCCAGAGCAAGGTCGACAGCGTCAAGTACGTCGTCACGGCCGGGCACTGCGCCTACCAGCACCTCGGCACCTGGAGCAGCAAGGACACCGCGCTCACCGCGACCGACATCGGACCGGTGCACCACTGGATCTTCGACACGTACATCGGGGACATGGCGATCATCCGGATCAACGACTCGTCGGCCACCGGCTGGAACCCGCAGCCGTGGGTGCTGGTCACCCTCAGCCCGTGGACCACGGAGAACACGACGTACCACATCGCCTCCGACAAGATGAGCGTCGTCGGGATGCGTATCTGCACCACGGGCGCCGCCACCCGGGTCAGCAACTGCAGCCACGTCGAGGAACTCGGGCTGACCGCGAACCTGGGCGGGCTGACCATGCGCAACCTCGGCCTCACCGAGAACTGCGGCAAACCCGGTGACAGCGGCGCACCCATGTACGCCAGCCACGTCGGCTACGGCATCCTGGTCGGCGGCGACGAGGACGACTGCGAGATCGTGTACCAGGGCATCCGCACCGCCGAACGCGAACTGAACGTCAACATCCTGCACTGA
- a CDS encoding fibronectin type III domain-containing protein, which produces MRFRHKLAAVASAAVTVAAAVVMTASPASAANLLSNPGFESGSLSPWTCSAGLGSVVSTPVHAGTKALQGAPSASDYAQCKQTVSVQPSTTYTATAWVRGGGGYVYLGITGGTSTWNPNAASNWVQLSTSYTTGASQTSLEVYVNGWYGQPVYNVDDVSVDGPGGTGVPGVPGTPAVGTITNTSIALSWAAASGTVTGYRVYEGSTVVATVTGTSATISSLGTCTSHSYTVAAYNGSGESAKSGAASATTTGCTSGVPSVPGNFHVTGSTASSISVAWNASTGTVTGYRVYEGTTVKATVTGTSATISGLAACGSHTYTVAAYNGTGESAKSASAGGTTTGCPTGTAMAAPYYYNGWGSPPNIATVMSATGVKQFTMAFMLSGGGCVPMWDSTRPLTGGVDQSTINTIRANGGDVEISFGGWQGNKLGPNCSSASALAGAYQQVINAYNLKYIDVDIENTDEFENEAVQDRILGALKIVKQNNPGIKTILTFGTATTGPTYYGTRLITQAAATGANIDVFTIMPFDFGGGADMSASTISAATGLKNALKTAFGWTDAQAYAHVGISGMNGYSDQSEITTTAHWTSIRNWANTNHIARLAFWSVNRDRGCAGGGLQESCSGIAQSDWAFTAITAGFTG; this is translated from the coding sequence ATGCGTTTCCGGCACAAGCTCGCCGCAGTGGCTTCCGCCGCGGTGACCGTCGCCGCCGCGGTCGTCATGACCGCCAGCCCCGCCTCGGCGGCGAACCTGCTCAGCAACCCGGGCTTCGAGTCCGGCTCCCTGTCGCCGTGGACCTGTAGCGCGGGCCTCGGCTCCGTCGTGTCCACCCCGGTCCACGCCGGCACCAAGGCGTTGCAGGGCGCGCCCAGCGCGTCCGACTACGCCCAGTGCAAGCAGACCGTGTCGGTGCAGCCCAGCACCACCTACACCGCGACCGCGTGGGTCCGCGGCGGTGGCGGCTACGTCTACCTGGGCATCACCGGCGGCACCTCGACCTGGAACCCGAACGCGGCGTCCAACTGGGTGCAGCTGTCGACCAGCTACACCACCGGCGCCTCGCAGACCTCGCTCGAGGTGTACGTCAACGGCTGGTACGGCCAGCCGGTGTACAACGTCGACGACGTCTCGGTCGACGGCCCCGGCGGCACGGGCGTGCCCGGCGTCCCCGGCACCCCGGCGGTCGGCACGATCACCAACACCTCGATCGCCCTGTCCTGGGCCGCCGCGAGCGGCACGGTCACGGGCTACCGGGTGTACGAGGGCAGCACCGTCGTCGCGACCGTGACCGGCACCTCGGCCACGATCAGCAGCCTGGGCACGTGCACCAGCCACAGCTACACCGTGGCGGCGTACAACGGCTCGGGTGAGTCGGCGAAGTCCGGCGCCGCCTCGGCGACCACCACCGGCTGCACCAGCGGTGTGCCGAGCGTGCCCGGCAACTTCCACGTCACCGGCTCGACCGCGTCCAGCATCTCGGTGGCCTGGAACGCCTCCACCGGCACCGTGACCGGCTACCGCGTGTACGAGGGCACCACGGTCAAGGCGACCGTCACCGGCACCTCGGCGACGATCAGCGGCCTGGCCGCCTGTGGCAGCCACACCTACACCGTGGCCGCCTACAACGGCACGGGCGAGTCGGCGAAGTCGGCCTCGGCCGGCGGCACCACCACCGGCTGCCCGACCGGCACCGCCATGGCCGCGCCGTACTACTACAACGGCTGGGGCAGCCCGCCCAACATCGCCACCGTCATGAGCGCGACCGGCGTCAAGCAGTTCACGATGGCGTTCATGCTCTCCGGCGGCGGCTGCGTGCCGATGTGGGACAGCACCCGTCCGCTGACCGGCGGCGTGGACCAGTCCACCATCAACACCATCCGCGCCAACGGCGGTGACGTCGAGATCTCCTTCGGCGGCTGGCAGGGCAACAAGCTCGGCCCGAACTGCTCCTCGGCCTCGGCCCTGGCCGGTGCCTACCAGCAGGTCATCAACGCCTACAACCTCAAGTACATCGACGTCGACATCGAGAACACGGACGAGTTCGAGAACGAGGCCGTGCAGGACCGGATCCTCGGCGCCCTGAAGATCGTCAAGCAGAACAACCCCGGCATCAAGACGATCCTCACCTTCGGCACCGCGACCACCGGCCCGACGTACTACGGCACCCGCCTGATCACCCAGGCGGCCGCCACCGGCGCCAACATCGACGTGTTCACGATCATGCCGTTCGACTTCGGCGGTGGCGCGGACATGTCCGCCAGCACCATCAGCGCCGCGACCGGCCTGAAGAACGCGCTGAAGACCGCCTTCGGCTGGACCGACGCCCAGGCGTACGCCCACGTCGGCATCTCCGGCATGAACGGCTACTCCGACCAGTCGGAGATCACCACCACCGCCCACTGGACCAGCATCCGCAACTGGGCCAACACCAACCACATCGCGCGCCTGGCCTTCTGGTCGGTCAACCGCGACCGTGGCTGCGCGGGCGGCGGCCTGCAGGAGTCGTGCTCGGGCATCGCCCAGTCCGACTGGGCCTTCACCGCCATCACGGCGGGCTTCACCGGCTGA
- a CDS encoding DUF664 domain-containing protein gives MTNSPLSPTDPIASRNEVLAAYLDDFRAIVIGKVTHLAPEEQRRSRLASGWTPVEMLKHLRFVELRWIEWGFQGRTFDEPWGDWRDERWHVDPDESLEDLVAALRAQGEHTREVVLAADLAEVGQPGPRWDGAEPATLERIMLHLVQEYARHAGHLDIVAELAQTGSADAERPA, from the coding sequence GTGACGAATTCGCCGCTCAGCCCCACCGACCCGATCGCCTCCCGCAACGAGGTGCTCGCCGCCTACCTCGACGACTTCCGCGCCATCGTGATCGGCAAGGTGACCCACCTGGCACCCGAGGAGCAGCGGCGCAGCCGCCTGGCCTCCGGCTGGACCCCGGTCGAGATGCTCAAGCACCTGCGCTTCGTCGAGTTGCGCTGGATCGAGTGGGGCTTCCAGGGGCGTACGTTCGACGAGCCGTGGGGCGACTGGCGCGACGAGCGCTGGCACGTCGACCCGGACGAGTCGCTGGAGGACCTCGTCGCCGCGCTGCGCGCCCAGGGCGAGCACACCCGCGAGGTCGTGCTCGCCGCCGACCTGGCCGAGGTGGGGCAGCCGGGCCCGCGCTGGGACGGCGCCGAGCCCGCGACGCTGGAGCGGATCATGCTGCACCTGGTGCAGGAGTACGCCCGCCACGCGGGCCACCTCGACATCGTCGCCGAGCTCGCGCAGACCGGCTCCGCCGACGCCGAACGCCCCGCCTGA